A section of the Natronolimnobius sp. AArcel1 genome encodes:
- a CDS encoding carboxypeptidase regulatory-like domain-containing protein has translation MSRHSRGQNAKTRSIQNSVQALLVLAGIGLLVAGLALAASGASINGAMSTVSEEWGDSESTPTESPADDDEDADADEDTSEDDSGDSDDGADDNQEDDTDSGDDEQEQSDPDEDEEDAVDDGDEDGDESDADDNESTTDTQTVTTVIEDDSGDPLENATVAVTGTDNVSNESDVNDDGEAVFELPDGEYELTAMADGYEDADDDVEIDGEDEVVVLTLEAEDADEDDSDDDEQETDDDDGESDDDADEDDSSMLTALVVDDDGDAIDNATVDVDEGGLFGESEREDVNDDGEAVFELEDGTYELTATAGDYEDATDEVEIDGDDEVVVLTLEGTEE, from the coding sequence ATGAGCCGACATAGCCGCGGACAGAACGCAAAGACGCGATCGATCCAGAACAGCGTACAGGCCCTGCTGGTGCTCGCCGGTATTGGACTGCTTGTCGCCGGACTGGCACTCGCTGCAAGCGGTGCCTCGATCAACGGTGCAATGAGTACCGTTAGCGAGGAGTGGGGCGACTCTGAGAGTACACCAACGGAGTCACCGGCGGACGACGACGAAGATGCTGACGCCGACGAGGATACCAGCGAAGACGACAGCGGCGACAGTGACGATGGAGCGGATGACAACCAGGAAGACGACACCGACAGTGGCGACGACGAACAGGAACAAAGTGACCCCGATGAAGACGAGGAGGATGCAGTTGACGACGGAGATGAAGACGGGGACGAAAGTGATGCAGACGATAATGAATCCACAACCGATACCCAGACAGTAACGACGGTCATCGAAGACGACTCCGGTGACCCGCTCGAGAACGCCACCGTGGCGGTCACTGGAACAGACAATGTCAGCAACGAAAGCGACGTCAACGACGATGGTGAAGCCGTCTTCGAACTCCCTGATGGCGAGTACGAACTCACGGCGATGGCTGACGGCTACGAAGACGCCGATGACGATGTCGAAATTGATGGCGAGGATGAGGTCGTCGTGTTGACGCTCGAGGCCGAAGACGCAGATGAAGACGACAGCGATGACGACGAACAGGAAACCGATGATGATGACGGTGAGAGTGACGACGATGCGGATGAAGACGACTCGAGTATGCTCACAGCGCTCGTCGTCGACGATGATGGAGACGCAATCGATAACGCGACCGTAGACGTCGACGAGGGCGGACTGTTCGGTGAGAGCGAACGTGAAGACGTAAACGATGATGGCGAAGCCGTCTTCGAACTCGAGGATGGGACGTACGAACTCACAGCAACTGCAGGTGACTACGAGGACGCCACAGACGAAGTCGAAATCGACGGCGATGACGAGGTTGTTGTGCTGACGCTCGAGGGCACAGAGGAATAA